One genomic segment of Lysobacter sp. 5GHs7-4 includes these proteins:
- a CDS encoding acyltransferase: MSRLPGLDLLRAIAVVWVMLFHSYLVGGMGEFWGQIVTHGWMGVDLFFVLSGYLIGGQLLKPLSQGQPFRPGDFYLRRAFRVLPAFLAVLAIYLAWPGFREAEGMQPVWQFLTFTLNLLIDYQHNRAFSHAWSLCVEEHFYLIFPWLAWWMTRRPSTAKFVSVCVAVLLAGLALRGYVWLYQMAPVQGLEDVERSFGRRFVEDIYYPTWMRLDGLLCGVVLAAIQVYRPQLWAGMQRRANLLLVAGLAVVGVAIWLFMERTALLPTVIGYPLLSMGLALLVAAGASTRSWLGRWRVPGAGWLALTSYSLYLIHKPVFHLVDTHLGTQLQGQGVLAFAVYAAATLAAGAVLHYSVERPFLRLRERWYRRGQGAREAVAAAG, encoded by the coding sequence ATGAGTCGTCTTCCCGGTTTGGATTTGCTGCGCGCCATCGCCGTCGTCTGGGTGATGCTGTTCCATTCCTACCTGGTCGGCGGCATGGGGGAGTTCTGGGGGCAGATCGTGACGCACGGCTGGATGGGCGTGGACCTGTTCTTCGTGCTCAGCGGCTATCTGATCGGCGGCCAACTGCTCAAGCCCTTGAGCCAGGGCCAGCCGTTCCGTCCCGGCGATTTCTACCTGCGCCGCGCGTTCCGCGTGCTGCCCGCGTTCCTGGCGGTGCTGGCGATCTACCTGGCCTGGCCCGGCTTCCGCGAGGCCGAGGGCATGCAGCCGGTGTGGCAGTTCCTCACCTTCACCCTGAACCTGCTGATCGACTACCAGCACAATCGCGCGTTCTCGCACGCCTGGTCGCTGTGCGTGGAAGAGCATTTCTATCTGATCTTTCCCTGGTTGGCCTGGTGGATGACGCGCCGCCCCTCGACGGCGAAGTTCGTTTCGGTCTGCGTGGCGGTGCTGCTGGCCGGCCTGGCCTTGCGCGGTTATGTCTGGCTGTACCAGATGGCGCCGGTGCAGGGCCTGGAGGATGTCGAGCGCAGCTTCGGCCGGCGCTTCGTCGAGGACATCTATTACCCGACCTGGATGCGCCTGGACGGCCTGCTGTGCGGCGTGGTGCTGGCCGCGATCCAGGTCTACCGCCCGCAGCTGTGGGCGGGGATGCAACGGCGCGCGAACCTGTTGCTGGTCGCCGGCCTGGCGGTGGTCGGCGTCGCGATCTGGCTGTTCATGGAACGCACCGCGCTGCTGCCGACGGTGATCGGCTACCCGCTGCTGTCGATGGGCCTGGCCCTGCTGGTTGCGGCCGGCGCCAGCACCCGCAGCTGGCTGGGCCGGTGGCGGGTGCCGGGCGCGGGTTGGCTGGCACTCACCTCCTACAGCCTCTATCTGATTCACAAGCCGGTGTTCCATCTGGTGGACACGCACCTGGGCACGCAGTTGCAAGGGCAGGGCGTGCTCGCGTTCGCGGTGTACGCGGCGGCGACGCTGGCGGCCGGCGCGGTACTGCACTACAGCGTGGAACGACCGTTCCTGCGTTTGCGCGAGCGCTGGTACCGGCGTGGGCAGGGCGCTCGGGAGGCGGTGGCGGCCGCCGGCTGA
- a CDS encoding prolyl oligopeptidase family serine peptidase, translating into MLLVAAGVLSVALDAVAMRKIDPGEAPKLAPDEGLVALVVDTSAYISSVHVRQAGRGPIEGVLNGMGGGRNLQVYALKAGEYEWAELNLYRGDYHARYTIKDPEYRFRVEAGKLNYSGDLVLRTASLQRTFMHVSNRSLPVIDWLEAQHPAIYGQYGLSYVGRYPDPFPELYRSARAGNAEPPAKLNAGREPPKPGAVPIAAEQMWKPNRVVSVALNPGGDLLAEVVREGEDRYGLELIDLVAGSAQRLITRKDAIASLLWDSDRVLMAGDGAGHYTVVRIGDAQGGKRAAQVLPMEGKGAVVDLLADEPGKILFEGYDSRGTLVVHRVDLMAGDRDVRGFYTAASRDRLNKGMSNDLGWYADGAGHLRAAIVRRDDRAVLVHGDAGRYQDVLELDKEDGFQPLALSYDGNLIYGLSDEGRDQRDLVVFDPATKKIARTLFSKPGVDVAEPVLDHRREPVAVRYYQSGRLVTEYFDEKDRTLAATLQAAYPGRTVAVIDRSVDGKQLILWVDGSDRPPQIYHMDIAAKRASLVDEVMPWLADKRYAPAKVLSLKGSDGLPIEAFLTLPEAAGKRPLVVLPHGGPIGVGDRLHFDREVQYLASLGYAVLQVNFRGSDGYGKAFREAGHRNYGKLIEDDIDAAVRAAIASYPIDGDRLCAVGTSYGGYSGLVSAMRWPERYRCVVSISGVSDRALFFTASDSARSAQTRALMERIIGDPRKDLAEMQATSPLYNLDKLQLPIMLVHGREDLRVDFEHTRRLVRMLNLKGRPPVVLAFPNEGHSLDQPLALEIAWSGIAGFLREHLEGRAAAPSAAAAP; encoded by the coding sequence GTGCTGCTGGTTGCCGCGGGAGTGCTGTCGGTGGCGCTGGACGCCGTCGCGATGCGCAAGATCGATCCGGGCGAGGCGCCCAAACTGGCCCCCGACGAGGGCTTGGTGGCGCTGGTGGTCGACACCAGCGCCTACATCAGCAGCGTGCACGTGCGCCAAGCCGGTCGCGGCCCCATCGAGGGCGTGCTCAACGGTATGGGCGGCGGCCGCAACCTGCAGGTGTACGCGCTGAAGGCCGGCGAGTACGAGTGGGCCGAACTCAATCTGTACCGTGGCGACTACCACGCGCGCTACACCATCAAGGATCCCGAATACCGCTTCCGCGTCGAGGCGGGCAAGCTCAACTACAGCGGCGACCTGGTGCTGCGCACCGCCAGCCTGCAGCGCACCTTCATGCACGTGTCGAACCGTTCGCTGCCGGTGATCGACTGGCTGGAAGCGCAGCACCCGGCGATCTACGGCCAGTACGGCCTGTCTTACGTGGGCCGCTACCCCGATCCGTTCCCGGAGCTCTACCGCAGCGCGCGCGCCGGCAACGCCGAGCCGCCGGCCAAGCTCAATGCAGGCCGCGAGCCGCCCAAGCCCGGCGCCGTGCCGATCGCGGCCGAACAGATGTGGAAGCCGAACCGCGTGGTCAGCGTCGCGCTCAATCCCGGCGGCGATCTGCTGGCCGAAGTCGTGCGCGAGGGCGAGGACCGCTACGGACTGGAGCTGATCGATCTGGTCGCCGGCAGCGCGCAACGCCTGATCACACGCAAGGATGCCATCGCTTCGCTGCTGTGGGACAGCGACCGCGTCCTGATGGCGGGCGACGGCGCCGGTCACTACACGGTGGTGCGGATCGGCGATGCGCAGGGCGGCAAGCGCGCCGCGCAGGTGCTGCCGATGGAAGGCAAGGGAGCGGTGGTCGACCTGTTGGCCGACGAGCCGGGCAAGATTCTGTTCGAGGGCTACGACAGCCGCGGCACCCTGGTGGTGCATCGCGTCGATTTGATGGCCGGCGATCGCGACGTGCGCGGCTTCTACACCGCCGCCAGCCGCGACCGGCTCAACAAGGGCATGAGCAACGACCTGGGCTGGTACGCCGACGGCGCGGGCCACCTGCGGGCGGCGATCGTCAGGCGCGACGATCGTGCGGTGCTGGTGCACGGCGACGCCGGCCGGTATCAGGACGTGCTGGAGTTGGACAAGGAGGACGGCTTCCAACCGCTGGCGCTGTCCTACGACGGCAACCTGATCTACGGGCTCAGCGACGAAGGCCGCGATCAGCGCGATCTGGTCGTGTTCGATCCGGCCACCAAGAAAATCGCGCGCACCTTGTTCAGCAAGCCGGGCGTCGACGTGGCCGAGCCGGTGCTGGATCACCGGCGCGAACCCGTGGCGGTGCGCTACTACCAGTCCGGCCGGCTGGTCACCGAATACTTCGACGAGAAGGATCGCACCCTGGCGGCGACGCTGCAGGCGGCTTATCCCGGCCGCACCGTGGCCGTGATCGACCGCAGCGTGGACGGCAAACAGCTGATCCTGTGGGTGGACGGCAGCGACCGGCCGCCGCAGATCTATCACATGGACATCGCCGCCAAGCGTGCCTCGCTGGTCGACGAGGTGATGCCCTGGCTGGCCGACAAGCGCTACGCCCCGGCGAAAGTGCTGAGCCTGAAAGGCAGCGACGGCCTGCCGATCGAAGCCTTCCTGACTCTGCCGGAAGCCGCGGGCAAGCGGCCGCTGGTGGTGCTGCCGCACGGCGGCCCGATCGGCGTCGGCGACCGTCTGCATTTCGATCGTGAGGTGCAGTATCTGGCGTCGTTGGGTTACGCCGTGCTGCAGGTGAACTTTCGCGGTTCCGACGGCTACGGCAAGGCCTTCCGCGAGGCCGGCCACCGCAACTACGGCAAGCTGATCGAGGACGACATCGACGCCGCGGTGCGCGCCGCGATCGCGTCCTATCCCATCGACGGCGATCGCCTGTGCGCGGTGGGCACCAGCTACGGCGGTTACTCAGGTCTGGTGTCGGCCATGCGCTGGCCGGAGCGTTACCGCTGCGTGGTGTCGATTTCCGGCGTCAGCGACCGCGCCTTGTTCTTCACCGCCAGCGACAGCGCGCGTTCGGCCCAGACCCGCGCCCTGATGGAGCGCATCATCGGCGACCCGCGCAAGGACCTGGCGGAAATGCAGGCGACCTCGCCGCTGTACAACCTCGACAAGCTGCAGCTGCCGATCATGCTGGTGCATGGCCGCGAGGACCTGCGCGTCGACTTCGAACACACCCGGCGCCTGGTGCGCATGCTCAATTTGAAGGGGCGCCCGCCGGTAGTGTTGGCGTTCCCGAACGAGGGGCACAGTCTGGACCAGCCGCTGGCGCTGGAGATCGCGTGGTCGGGGATTGCGGGGTTCTTGCGGGAGCATTTGGAGGGGCGGGCGGCTGCGCCTTCCGCCGCCGCGGCTCCGTGA
- a CDS encoding alpha/beta hydrolase-fold protein: protein MHLFVSVAVGLLIGGACLSASAAEPETAVESLPVHESFTMETRAPDETRRINVYMPPGYDAAKGPRYPVLYMPDGGLQEDFPHVASDVDAAIRAGEMRPMLVVGIENTQRRRDMTGPTAFAEDRKIAPEVGGSARFRAFIADDLMPAVRKRYRVSDETGIIGESLAGLFVVETFFERPELFDVYIAMSPSLWWNQDALVLSAERRLRAGGFGPRTLLLSSANEDNIAPQTARLADALRATAPKGLAWRYDPRPDLKHGTIYRALSPQLLRDAFPPKGATAVGKGK, encoded by the coding sequence ATGCACCTGTTCGTGTCGGTAGCGGTCGGCTTGTTGATCGGTGGGGCCTGCCTTTCTGCTTCGGCTGCCGAGCCCGAGACGGCTGTCGAGTCGTTGCCGGTGCATGAAAGCTTCACGATGGAAACGCGCGCGCCCGACGAGACGCGGCGCATCAACGTGTATATGCCGCCGGGTTACGATGCAGCCAAGGGCCCGCGTTACCCGGTGCTGTACATGCCTGACGGCGGTCTGCAAGAAGATTTCCCGCACGTCGCCAGCGACGTCGACGCGGCGATCCGGGCCGGGGAGATGCGGCCGATGCTGGTGGTGGGGATCGAGAACACGCAGCGGCGGCGCGATATGACGGGGCCGACGGCGTTCGCGGAGGATCGCAAGATCGCACCGGAGGTGGGCGGGTCGGCGCGGTTTCGGGCGTTTATCGCCGATGATCTGATGCCGGCGGTCCGCAAACGGTACCGGGTGAGCGACGAGACCGGGATCATCGGCGAGTCGCTGGCGGGGCTGTTCGTGGTCGAGACGTTTTTCGAGCGGCCCGAGCTGTTCGATGTGTATATCGCGATGAGCCCCAGTCTGTGGTGGAACCAGGACGCTTTGGTGCTGAGCGCGGAGCGGCGTTTGCGGGCGGGTGGGTTCGGACCGCGGACGCTGCTGCTGTCGTCGGCCAACGAGGACAACATCGCGCCGCAGACGGCGCGGCTGGCGGATGCTTTGCGCGCCACAGCGCCCAAGGGGCTGGCGTGGCGATACGATCCGCGGCCGGACCTCAAGCATGGCACTATCTATCGGGCGTTATCGCCGCAGTTGCTGCGGGATGCGTTTCCGCCTAAGGGCGCGACGGCGGTGGGAAAAGGCAAGTAA
- a CDS encoding RNA polymerase sigma factor encodes MSTDTHRAIDAVWRIESPRLIAGLARMVRDVGLAEELAQDALVAALERWPETGVPNNPGAWLMATAKHRAIDRLRRSKLQQRKYEELGYELEDWQDDAEAAFEAAIDDDIGDDLLRLVFTACHPVLSTEARVALTLRLLGGLTTDEIARAFLVPEPTVAQRIVRAKRTLAEARVPFEVPRGEELAERLASVLAVIYLIFNEGYSATAGDDWMRPALCDEALRLGRIVAELVPREPEAHGLAALMEIQASRARARVDAAGAPVLLLDQDRARWDQVLIQRGLTALERAEKLGGARGPYALQAAIAACHARARAADETDWARIAALYDALAQLAPSPVVELNRAVALAMAFGPAAGLELADTLIDEPSMKNYHLLPSVRGDFLAKLGRYGEAHAEFKRAAALTRNARERELLTDRAAACARSIAAQKRE; translated from the coding sequence ATGAGCACCGACACCCACCGCGCCATCGATGCCGTCTGGCGGATCGAATCGCCTCGCCTGATCGCCGGCCTGGCGCGCATGGTGCGCGACGTCGGCCTGGCCGAGGAACTGGCCCAGGACGCCCTGGTGGCGGCGCTGGAGCGCTGGCCCGAAACCGGCGTACCCAACAATCCCGGCGCCTGGCTGATGGCCACCGCCAAGCACCGCGCCATCGACCGCCTGCGCCGCAGCAAGCTGCAGCAGCGCAAGTACGAGGAACTGGGCTACGAACTGGAGGATTGGCAGGACGACGCCGAAGCCGCATTCGAGGCGGCCATCGACGACGATATCGGCGACGACCTGCTGCGGCTGGTGTTCACCGCCTGCCACCCGGTGCTGTCGACCGAGGCCCGCGTCGCCCTGACCCTGCGCCTGCTCGGCGGCCTCACCACCGACGAGATCGCGCGCGCCTTCCTGGTCCCCGAACCCACCGTGGCCCAGCGCATCGTGCGCGCCAAACGCACCCTGGCCGAAGCGCGGGTGCCGTTCGAGGTGCCGCGCGGCGAGGAACTGGCCGAACGCCTGGCTTCGGTGCTGGCGGTGATCTACCTGATCTTCAACGAAGGCTATTCCGCCACCGCCGGCGACGACTGGATGCGCCCGGCCCTGTGCGACGAAGCGCTGCGCCTGGGCCGCATCGTCGCCGAACTGGTGCCGCGCGAACCCGAAGCGCACGGCCTGGCCGCGCTGATGGAAATCCAGGCCTCGCGCGCCCGTGCACGCGTGGATGCCGCCGGCGCGCCGGTGCTGCTGCTGGACCAGGACCGTGCGCGCTGGGACCAGGTGCTGATCCAGCGCGGCCTGACCGCGCTGGAGCGCGCCGAAAAACTCGGCGGTGCGCGCGGCCCCTACGCGCTGCAAGCCGCCATCGCCGCCTGCCACGCGCGTGCGCGCGCCGCCGACGAAACCGACTGGGCGCGCATCGCCGCGCTCTACGACGCATTGGCCCAGCTCGCGCCCTCGCCCGTGGTCGAACTCAACCGCGCGGTCGCCCTGGCCATGGCCTTCGGCCCGGCCGCGGGCCTGGAACTGGCCGACACCCTGATCGACGAACCGTCGATGAAGAACTACCACCTGCTGCCCAGCGTGCGCGGCGACTTCCTCGCCAAGCTGGGCCGCTACGGCGAAGCCCACGCCGAGTTCAAGCGCGCGGCGGCGCTGACACGCAATGCGCGCGAACGCGAGCTGCTGACCGACCGCGCCGCGGCTTGCGCGCGCAGCATTGCGGCGCAGAAGCGCGAGTAG
- a CDS encoding SRPBCC family protein, with protein sequence MLALILTLLAAAVAALLIYAATRPNTLRIQRSLLIQAAPETILAHVNDFRRWRDWSPYEKLDPAMRREIGGAASGRGATYAWEGNGKAGAGRMEITDVRSDRTTIQLDFSKPFVSRNVAEFATVAEPAGTRVTWTMQGPAAYMTKLMGVFLDMDRMIGRDFETGLAALKTVSEK encoded by the coding sequence ATGCTCGCCCTCATCCTGACCCTGCTCGCCGCGGCCGTGGCCGCGCTGCTGATCTACGCCGCGACCCGTCCCAACACCCTGCGCATCCAGCGCAGCCTGCTGATCCAGGCCGCGCCCGAGACCATCCTGGCTCACGTCAACGACTTCCGTCGCTGGCGCGATTGGTCGCCCTACGAAAAGCTCGATCCCGCAATGCGGCGCGAGATCGGCGGCGCCGCCAGCGGCCGCGGTGCGACCTATGCCTGGGAAGGCAACGGCAAGGCCGGCGCGGGGCGCATGGAAATCACCGACGTCCGCTCCGACCGCACCACCATCCAGCTGGATTTCAGCAAACCCTTCGTCAGCCGCAACGTGGCCGAGTTCGCCACGGTCGCCGAACCTGCGGGCACCCGCGTCACCTGGACGATGCAGGGGCCGGCCGCCTATATGACAAAACTCATGGGCGTTTTCCTGGACATGGACCGTATGATCGGACGCGACTTCGAGACCGGCCTGGCCGCGCTCAAGACCGTCAGCGAAAAATAG
- a CDS encoding YciI family protein produces the protein MRFMMLMIPQGYEQAAPGTAPPADRVAEMMKYNQDLQEAGVLLALDGLHPPSMGARVSFAGGKPKVTDGPFAESKEVLGGYWMIDVPSLADAVAWARRCPGSEQEVIEIRQVQEFEDFPDDVQQAASGLRDMQADIGQRN, from the coding sequence ATGCGCTTCATGATGCTGATGATTCCCCAAGGCTACGAACAAGCCGCCCCCGGCACCGCCCCGCCCGCCGACCGCGTCGCCGAGATGATGAAATACAACCAGGATCTGCAGGAGGCCGGCGTGCTGCTGGCCTTGGACGGCCTGCATCCGCCGTCGATGGGCGCGCGCGTCTCCTTCGCCGGCGGCAAGCCCAAGGTCACCGACGGCCCGTTCGCCGAAAGCAAAGAAGTGCTGGGCGGCTACTGGATGATCGACGTGCCCTCGCTCGCCGACGCGGTCGCCTGGGCGCGGCGCTGCCCGGGCTCGGAGCAGGAAGTCATCGAGATCCGCCAGGTGCAGGAGTTCGAGGATTTCCCCGACGACGTGCAGCAAGCCGCTTCGGGCCTGCGCGACATGCAGGCCGACATCGGCCAACGCAACTGA
- a CDS encoding VOC family protein, with protein sequence MYLSPYLSYDGNAEQAFQRYAQLLGGKIELLLRYGEAPDGSCEGMSAADKNKIMHVRLAAKDWVLMASDATPEYPYQGLKGMSISLNVDSAADAERIMQGLAEGGHITMPLQPTFWAERFGCVTDAYGVSWLINFEKKPA encoded by the coding sequence ATGTACCTGAGCCCTTACCTGAGTTACGACGGCAATGCCGAACAGGCCTTCCAGCGTTACGCGCAATTGCTGGGCGGCAAGATCGAACTGCTGCTGCGCTACGGCGAAGCGCCCGACGGCAGCTGCGAAGGCATGTCCGCCGCCGACAAGAACAAGATCATGCACGTACGCCTGGCCGCCAAGGACTGGGTGCTGATGGCCTCCGACGCCACGCCCGAATACCCGTACCAGGGCCTCAAGGGCATGTCGATCTCGCTCAACGTCGACTCCGCCGCCGATGCCGAACGCATCATGCAGGGCCTGGCCGAAGGCGGCCACATCACCATGCCGCTGCAGCCCACGTTCTGGGCCGAGCGCTTCGGCTGCGTGACCGACGCTTACGGCGTGTCGTGGCTGATCAATTTCGAGAAGAAGCCGGCCTGA
- a CDS encoding YciI family protein translates to MKFLTIYTPDPNKPGEFGPQQQQRMGALIEEGFKNGSLLHTGGLLARGGARVTLDAGRITVTDGPYAEAKEVIAGYALIEVESTQAAIEQTRRFLEIAGDGTSEIHRIVDGDTPCA, encoded by the coding sequence ATGAAGTTCCTGACCATCTACACCCCCGATCCGAACAAGCCCGGCGAATTCGGTCCGCAGCAACAGCAGCGCATGGGCGCGCTGATCGAGGAGGGCTTCAAGAACGGCAGCCTGCTGCATACCGGCGGTTTGCTGGCCCGCGGCGGCGCCCGCGTCACGCTGGACGCCGGTCGCATCACCGTCACCGACGGCCCGTACGCCGAAGCCAAGGAAGTGATCGCCGGCTACGCCCTGATCGAAGTCGAATCCACCCAGGCCGCGATCGAACAGACCCGCCGCTTCCTCGAAATCGCCGGCGACGGCACCAGCGAAATCCATCGCATCGTCGACGGCGACACCCCCTGCGCCTGA
- a CDS encoding YciI family protein — MRFMVIVKTDPASEGEMPSHEALAEMGKYNEALVKAGVLLAGEGLHPSAKGARVHFSGDRRSVIDGPFSESKELIGGYWLIQVKSKEEAIEWVKRCPNPGQGESEIEIRQVFEADDFGAALTPELREQEQRLRAQSAAGH, encoded by the coding sequence ATGCGATTCATGGTGATAGTCAAAACCGACCCTGCCAGCGAAGGCGAAATGCCGAGCCACGAGGCGCTCGCGGAGATGGGCAAATACAACGAAGCACTGGTCAAAGCCGGGGTCTTGCTGGCCGGCGAAGGCCTGCATCCGTCCGCCAAAGGCGCGCGCGTTCATTTCTCCGGCGACCGGCGCAGCGTCATCGACGGACCGTTCTCGGAAAGCAAGGAGCTGATCGGCGGCTACTGGCTGATCCAGGTCAAATCCAAGGAAGAGGCGATCGAGTGGGTCAAGCGCTGCCCGAATCCCGGTCAGGGCGAATCGGAGATCGAGATCCGCCAGGTCTTCGAAGCGGACGATTTCGGCGCCGCGCTCACGCCTGAACTGCGCGAGCAGGAACAGCGGCTGCGGGCGCAGAGCGCCGCAGGGCATTAA
- a CDS encoding DUF1579 domain-containing protein, translated as MNEKPQAEHLWLHRLLGEWNGQGEASGPPGEAPATWTAVQSVRKIGELWIQCESRTESADGPPDIMQITLGYDPAKGRYVGAFAGSMMTQLWVYEGQVEADGRTLTLDTEGPDFSSGATRRFQDIVEMIDDDTHELRSRMLGDDGQWQPVMSVRYTRKR; from the coding sequence GTGAACGAAAAACCGCAAGCCGAACATCTGTGGCTGCATCGCCTGCTGGGCGAATGGAACGGTCAGGGCGAGGCCTCCGGTCCGCCAGGCGAAGCGCCAGCGACCTGGACCGCCGTGCAAAGCGTGCGCAAGATCGGCGAGCTGTGGATCCAATGCGAATCGCGCACCGAGTCGGCCGATGGCCCGCCGGACATCATGCAGATCACCCTGGGTTACGACCCGGCCAAAGGGCGCTACGTCGGTGCGTTCGCCGGCAGCATGATGACCCAGCTGTGGGTGTACGAAGGCCAGGTCGAGGCCGACGGCCGCACGCTTACCCTGGACACCGAAGGCCCCGACTTCAGCAGCGGCGCGACGCGCAGGTTCCAGGACATCGTGGAGATGATCGACGACGACACCCACGAGCTGCGTTCGCGGATGCTGGGCGACGACGGCCAGTGGCAGCCGGTGATGTCGGTGCGTTACACGCGCAAGCGTTGA
- a CDS encoding M20/M25/M40 family metallo-hydrolase — protein MSRASSSLSLIAAAAASLWSCAGVAAPAADEAAFRALYRELVEINTTRSVGSCTRAAEAMRARLTAAGLPAQDARILAPADRPQDGALVAVLRGRERALKPLLLLAHIDVVEAKREDWERDPFTLVEEDGWFYARGASDDKAMAAIFTDSLVRYRQAGYVPRRDIKLALTCGEETPDVFNSVKWLMDTQPETLAAGFALNEGAGGELRDGKPLALQIQAGEKVYQDFELSTRDGGGHSSRPTRDNPITRMAIGLERLGTYRFPIALNDATRGYFEAQAGLSAPAIAADMRAVLANPSDERAAERLWAVNPGWNSSLRTTCVVTQIEGGHAPNALPQQVRANVNCRILPGVPVEEVRQTLVQVLADERIAVAARGEPGMATRVPPLSPRILAPVREVADTIWPGVAIVPTMSTGATDGRFLNAAGIPTYGVSGLFHDAQGSRAHGLNERIRVRSLLDGRRFLHEIVRRYADAAD, from the coding sequence ATGTCGCGAGCGTCGTCGAGTCTGAGCCTGATCGCGGCCGCCGCCGCAAGCCTGTGGAGCTGCGCCGGCGTCGCCGCGCCGGCGGCCGACGAAGCCGCGTTCCGCGCGCTGTACCGCGAACTGGTCGAGATCAATACCACCCGTTCGGTCGGCAGCTGCACGCGTGCCGCCGAGGCCATGCGAGCGCGGCTGACCGCGGCGGGGCTGCCGGCGCAGGACGCGCGCATCCTAGCGCCGGCCGATCGCCCGCAGGACGGCGCCCTGGTCGCGGTGCTGCGCGGCCGCGAACGCGCGCTCAAACCCCTGCTGTTGCTGGCTCACATCGATGTGGTCGAGGCCAAGCGCGAAGACTGGGAACGCGATCCCTTCACTCTGGTCGAAGAGGACGGATGGTTCTACGCGCGCGGCGCCAGCGACGACAAGGCGATGGCGGCGATCTTCACCGACAGTCTGGTGCGCTACCGTCAGGCCGGCTACGTGCCGCGCCGCGACATCAAGCTCGCGCTGACCTGCGGCGAGGAAACTCCCGACGTGTTCAACAGCGTGAAGTGGCTGATGGACACCCAGCCGGAGACGCTGGCGGCCGGCTTCGCGCTCAATGAGGGCGCCGGCGGCGAACTGCGCGACGGCAAGCCGTTGGCGCTGCAGATCCAGGCTGGCGAGAAGGTCTATCAGGACTTCGAGCTCAGCACCCGCGACGGCGGCGGCCACAGCTCTCGGCCGACCCGCGACAATCCGATCACGCGCATGGCCATCGGCCTGGAGCGTTTGGGCACCTACCGTTTTCCGATCGCCTTGAACGACGCCACGCGCGGCTACTTCGAAGCCCAGGCCGGCCTGTCGGCACCGGCGATCGCGGCCGACATGCGCGCGGTGCTGGCCAACCCGTCGGACGAGCGCGCCGCCGAACGTCTGTGGGCGGTCAATCCGGGCTGGAACAGTTCGCTGCGCACCACCTGCGTGGTCACCCAGATCGAAGGCGGCCACGCGCCCAATGCGTTGCCGCAGCAGGTACGCGCCAACGTCAATTGCCGGATCCTGCCCGGTGTGCCGGTGGAAGAGGTGCGCCAGACCCTGGTGCAGGTGCTGGCCGACGAACGCATCGCGGTGGCCGCCCGCGGCGAACCGGGCATGGCCACGCGCGTGCCGCCGCTGTCGCCGCGCATCCTGGCGCCGGTGCGCGAAGTCGCCGATACGATCTGGCCGGGCGTGGCGATCGTGCCGACCATGTCTACCGGCGCCACCGACGGGCGTTTCCTCAACGCTGCGGGTATTCCGACCTACGGCGTATCGGGGCTGTTCCACGATGCGCAGGGCAGCCGCGCCCACGGCCTCAACGAACGCATCCGCGTGCGCTCGCTGCTGGACGGGCGGCGCTTCCTGCACGAGATCGTGCGCCGTTACGCCGACGCCGCGGATTGA
- a CDS encoding RidA family protein: MIQRFEVGPRMSEMAVHNGTVYLAGQIADDEHADIGEQTRQVLAAIDALLAQAGSDKSRILRAQIYLADIADFAGMNAVWDQWVVVGRTPPRATVQAALANPNWKIEIMVTAAV, translated from the coding sequence ATGATCCAGCGCTTTGAAGTCGGTCCGCGGATGTCGGAAATGGCGGTCCACAACGGCACGGTGTATCTGGCCGGGCAGATCGCCGACGACGAGCACGCCGACATCGGCGAGCAGACCCGCCAGGTGTTGGCCGCGATCGACGCGCTGCTGGCCCAGGCCGGCAGCGACAAGTCGCGGATCCTGCGCGCGCAGATCTATCTGGCCGACATCGCCGATTTCGCCGGCATGAATGCGGTCTGGGACCAGTGGGTGGTGGTAGGCCGCACGCCGCCGCGTGCGACGGTGCAGGCCGCGTTGGCCAATCCGAACTGGAAGATCGAGATCATGGTGACCGCCGCGGTCTGA